In Mycolicibacterium nivoides, the DNA window CCCGCCGTGACGCCGAGAGACTGCAGGCCACGCGCCAATGCCCACGATTGATCGTCGACCTGCTGATACGTCAACTGCCCGCGCTCATCGACGATCGCCGGCAAGGTCGGATACCTGTGGCCACCCTGGATCGCCATCGTCGCCTGAGGTCCGTAAACGGGCGCGAGTTTCGCAGCCCGAACCGTCGACTTCAGATCTTTCAGGTCGATGATGCCGGTGTCGGTGAGCCGCTTGACCGCGTGCACCGACTCGGTCACTTGTTGCAGGGTGCGTCGAATACCGGTCAGTCCAGCCGCCATGCGGCCCATTGTGTCGTCTGGACCGACAGCTCAGCGGGATATTGCGCGGATCGGCTACAGCCGGCCCGCGGCATAGGCCGCCGGTCGGCTACAGCCGGCCCGCAGCATAGGCCGCCGCATCCTCGACCCGCCCGGTCTGGATGTAGGCGTTGTGTGCGCGCATATCCAGCCACCTTCAAAACAGATCGGATCGTCCGGCACACACATGTCGATCATCTTTCCAGCGTAGAGCGGGCCGATCGCGGGAAGCGGGCCAGGCGACAGGACTTCGGCGAAAAGCGTTCTGGGACCGCCGAAGTCGGCCACCGCCGCGACGTGGCCACTGATCTCAGGCGGGAGATCCGCGCTGGCCATATCGATGGCGGCACCCAGCGAGCGCCCGCCGATCCTCGAACGGAGCGAATCGACGAACGAGATGGACCGGCTCTGAAGCTCTTCGGGCTCGGAAACGTATAGATGGACACCCCGCGACATCAACGATTCGTAAGTATTCGGTTGGCGCAGGTGCGGTGGCCGGCGGTGGAACATTACGTTGGCCTCGACCGGTGTTGGTTGCCGATGGATGTCACACAAGGATCCGAAGATGAGCTGTTCGACCCGCATGAGGAACATCATTGCGTTCTTGAGAGCCGGCTACCCGGCCGACGCTGCGCCCACCGGGCACATTGCACTACTTGCTCTGTGCCCACGCCGGATCACCGATGCCGAGATCGCCGGCATGGAGCTGCCGACACTGGAGCAGATCGCGCTCGTCCGGCAGCGGGTCAACGCCGGGGTCGGCTAGACCTCCATACGTGAACCGATGATGACGGTGCGATCCGGAGGCAGGCTGAAGTACCCTGCCGCATCGGCCGTCACGAGCGAGGTGGCGATGAAAAGACGCTTGCGCCAAGGGACCATGTTGGGTTCGGTTCCCGGGACGAGGTCGAGGTCGAGGTGCGACAGAAAGTACGATGCCCCGTCGAGATCGATGCCGCCCTCGGTCTCCTCGGCGGGCACCAGCTTGAGCGCGGCCGGAACGTCCGGCCGCTCCATGTAGCCCGCGTGGATCGTGACGTGCAGGATGCCGTCGTCACGGTAACCGAGGTCGTCCACCGTTATCCGGTTCTCATCAGACACGCGCGGAACGGGTGCCGTCTCCACCGACGCGATCAGGACATGTTCGTGCACGACGTGGTTGTGTTCGACATTGGCGCGCATGGCCAGCGGCACCGTGTCGTCGCCGCGATTGAGAAACACTGCCGTTCCGGGTATCCGGGTCAGCGTCGGACGCTGTTGGGCGATGTCGCTGACGAACGGGCGCAGCGGGCCTTCGATCTCGCGGCGGGAGGCGGTCACCACTGCTCTGCCGCGCTGCCACGTGGTCATGACGACGAAGGCGGCGACGGCGATGACGAGCGGCAGCCAGGCTCCGTGCACGAGTTTCGTGAGGTTGGCGGCGAAGAACAGCAGGTCGACCGCCAGCAAGGCCCCGCCGCCGAGCACCAGCACCCACAGCGGCCACCGCCACTGCTGCCGGGCCAGGTACAGGAACAGCACCGTGGTGATGGTGATGGTGCCGACGACCGCCATGCCGAACGCGTAGGCAAGTGCCGCAGAGGATTCGAATGCGAACACCAGCGTGAGCACCGACAACATGAGCATCCAGTTGATCCACGGCACATAGATCTGGCCGATCGTAGACGCCGAGGTGTGGGTAATACGCAGCCGCGGCAGGTATCCGAGTTGCACCGCCTGCGAGACCACCGAGAACGCGCCGGTGATCACCGCCTGCGAAGCGATGACGGTTGCCGCCGTCGCCAACACCACCATCGGGATTTGCGCCCATTCCGGGGTGAGGAGGAAGAACGGTGCGCTCGACTTCGTCTCGTCGGCCAGGATCAGTGCGCCCTGCCCGAAGTAGTTCAATGTGCAGGCCGGCAACACCAGACCCAGCCACCCGATGGTGATGGCGCGCCGCCCGAAATGGCCCATGTCGGCATAGAGCGCCTCCGCGCCGGTCACCGAGAGCACGATCGCGGCGAGCGCGAAGAAGGCGATGTGAAAGTTCCCTGCCAGGAACGTAATTGCGTACGACGGGGAAAGCGCGGCCAGAATTCCGGGGTTGGCGACGATCCCGGCGACACCGCACGCGCCGATCGCGGTGAACCACGCGATCATCACCGGCCCGAAGAACCGGCCGACCACGGCTGTCCCTTGGCGCTGAACGAGAAACAACCCGACGATGATCACCGCGGTGATCGGTACCACCCAGGCTTCGAGCCCGGGTTCGACGACCTTCAGTCCCTCGACGGCCGACAGCACCGAAATGGCCGGGGTGATCATCGAGTCACCGAAGAACAGTGCCGCCCCGAACAATCCGAGTGCGGCCAGCAGCATCGCGGTGCGTCGGCCCCGAGTCCCGCTGCCGCGGCGCAGCAGCGTGATCAACGCCATGATGCCGCCCTCACCGTGGTTGTCGGCGCGCATCACAAGAGTGACGTAGGTCAGGGTGACGATCAGCATCACCGACCAGAAGATCAACGAGACGACCCCGTAGACGTTGGCGTCGTTCAGCGGCACCGGGTGTGGATCGGCCGGGTTGAACACCGTCTGCACGGTGTAGATGGGGCTGGTGCCGATGTCGCCGAACACGACGCCCAACGCGCCGATGACGATCGCGGGGCGCAGCGCGTGGGCGGCGCCGTGTGAAGCACCGGCGGTCGCGGACATGGTGGGCACGAAGGTCGACCGTCCTGTCATGAAGTGGCTGGATTCGGATGCTTCCGCTGATTGTGCATCCAGACCCTGGGATCGTGCTCAGGTATGGGCGCCTCGGTATCCCCGCTCACTGCGAGAACGCGGTGTTGGTGCAACGGTTAAGCGCCGCTGCGGGTGTGGCGGTACGCGGTGGGGGTGGTGTTGAACCAGCGTTTGCAGGACCGGGTGAGCACGCTGTGTTCGGAGTAGCCGAGGTGGCTGCATATCTGGTGCAGGCTCAGATCGGTGTCGAACAGCAGCCGGTGGGCGATGTCGCGGCGGGTCTGATCGAGCAGTTCGGCGAACGTGGTGCCTTCGGCTGCCAGGCGGCGGCGCAGTGTTTTGGGGTGCAGGCCGAACTGGCGCGCGACGACCTCGGCAGTGAGGTTTCTGGTGGGGAGCATCTGGCGGATGATGCTGCTCACGGTGTCGGCCAGGCCGCGGGTGTCCTGGCCCAGGGTGGTGGACAGGTAGTTCAGCGCGAGTTGGTGGGCGACGGGATCGTGGGCAAGGGGCCGTTGCAGATCGGTTGCGCGCACGGTGAACCCGGCGATCGGCTCATTGAAGTGCGGTGGGCAGCCAAAATAGCTGCGGTAGTCGGCTTTGGTGCCCAGCGCCGGGTGGGGCAGGTGTACGGCCACAGGCCGGTAGGTGGTGCCCAGAAACAGATGCAGCGCACGCAGCGTGACACCGAGGGCCAGTTCGATCGCCTGTGCTTGCGGGGGTCGCGGGGTGAGCAGGAAATCAAATTCGAACCGGCCCAGCGCAGGATCGGGGTGGGGACTGATGCGGGTAGCGATACCGGGACTGTAGGCACCCACATAGGTGTCGAGGATGACGAACGCGTCGGTGACGGTGGCCGCGGTGCGGGCCGCGACACCAACCGGGCCCAGAATGTCGATGCTTTGGCGCAGCGCGAGCCGGCGACCGAAGTCCGCCATGTTGAGGATTACGGCCGCATCCTCGACGGCGGCAATGGCGTTGCGCAGCGGGATGTAACGATCACGCTGCCCAATGTCACCGGGGTCGAGGTTGGCCAGTTCCAGCATCGCGGCGGGGTCGCCTCCCGAGGCGCTCACGAATGGCAGAAACCCGGTCAGTGACGAGCCCCGGACCAACAGCATGTCCATCACAGTCAAGAAGATGTCCAGAAATGTCAAGACGGCGCGGGCGGTGTGCAGCAAAGATGGTCGGGGCCCGGTTCACCGCCGACGGTGACATGGGGACGGGCCGGTGGTGTTTTGGCGCGCCCAGTGGTCTGCGCCGAGCGGTTCAGGTGAAGGGGTCCGAATTGAAGGTTTCTGGTTCATGGTGGCGGTGGTCGAGTGTGGTTGCCGCCGTGGCGGTCTCAGCAGCGATGACGGCATGCAGCGGTGGTGACGGATCCGGCACGCCTGACACGACCGGCGAGGTCAGCCTGGAGCAGGTCCGCGAAATCGCGAAACAGGCCTACATTTACGGCTTCCCTATGGTGGACAACTACCGGGTGCAGTACTCCTATTTCGCCGACCAGCAGAATCCGAACTACAAGGGCGCTTGGAACCAGGTCCACAATGTCGCCCGGGTCGCCACCCCCGCTGACACCGCGATCCAGACGCCCAACTCCGACACGCCCTATTCCTTCATCGGCGCCGACCTGCGGGCCGAGCCGCTGGTGCTCACCATCCCGCCGATCGAGGCCGGCCGTTACTTCTCCGTGCAGTTCATCGACGCCTACACCTACAACTTCGCCTATGTGGGGAGCCGCGCCACCGGCAACGGCGGCGGCAAATATCTGCTCGCCGGGCCGGGCTGGCACGGCGAGAAAC includes these proteins:
- a CDS encoding DUF3349 domain-containing protein, whose translation is MRNIIAFLRAGYPADAAPTGHIALLALCPRRITDAEIAGMELPTLEQIALVRQRVNAGVG
- a CDS encoding potassium transporter Kup, which encodes MSATAGASHGAAHALRPAIVIGALGVVFGDIGTSPIYTVQTVFNPADPHPVPLNDANVYGVVSLIFWSVMLIVTLTYVTLVMRADNHGEGGIMALITLLRRGSGTRGRRTAMLLAALGLFGAALFFGDSMITPAISVLSAVEGLKVVEPGLEAWVVPITAVIIVGLFLVQRQGTAVVGRFFGPVMIAWFTAIGACGVAGIVANPGILAALSPSYAITFLAGNFHIAFFALAAIVLSVTGAEALYADMGHFGRRAITIGWLGLVLPACTLNYFGQGALILADETKSSAPFFLLTPEWAQIPMVVLATAATVIASQAVITGAFSVVSQAVQLGYLPRLRITHTSASTIGQIYVPWINWMLMLSVLTLVFAFESSAALAYAFGMAVVGTITITTVLFLYLARQQWRWPLWVLVLGGGALLAVDLLFFAANLTKLVHGAWLPLVIAVAAFVVMTTWQRGRAVVTASRREIEGPLRPFVSDIAQQRPTLTRIPGTAVFLNRGDDTVPLAMRANVEHNHVVHEHVLIASVETAPVPRVSDENRITVDDLGYRDDGILHVTIHAGYMERPDVPAALKLVPAEETEGGIDLDGASYFLSHLDLDLVPGTEPNMVPWRKRLFIATSLVTADAAGYFSLPPDRTVIIGSRMEV
- a CDS encoding AraC family transcriptional regulator; the protein is MLLVRGSSLTGFLPFVSASGGDPAAMLELANLDPGDIGQRDRYIPLRNAIAAVEDAAVILNMADFGRRLALRQSIDILGPVGVAARTAATVTDAFVILDTYVGAYSPGIATRISPHPDPALGRFEFDFLLTPRPPQAQAIELALGVTLRALHLFLGTTYRPVAVHLPHPALGTKADYRSYFGCPPHFNEPIAGFTVRATDLQRPLAHDPVAHQLALNYLSTTLGQDTRGLADTVSSIIRQMLPTRNLTAEVVARQFGLHPKTLRRRLAAEGTTFAELLDQTRRDIAHRLLFDTDLSLHQICSHLGYSEHSVLTRSCKRWFNTTPTAYRHTRSGA
- a CDS encoding cutinase family protein; protein product: MRVEQLIFGSLCDIHRQPTPVEANVMFHRRPPHLRQPNTYESLMSRGVHLYVSEPEELQSRSISFVDSLRSRIGGRSLGAAIDMASADLPPEISGHVAAVADFGGPRTLFAEVLSPGPLPAIGPLYAGKMIDMCVPDDPICFEGGWICAHTTPTSRPGGSRMRRPMLRAGCSRPAAYAAGRL